One region of bacterium genomic DNA includes:
- a CDS encoding sulfatase encodes MSDHVMNRRHFVKLSAGAALAGVRCRSARRRPNILFIMSDDHACQAVSCYNSRINRTPNIDRIAAEGVRFSNSFCTNAICAPGRATLLTGTYSHMNGQIDNKVTFDGNQPTFIKILQAAGYETALVGKWHLKSDPTGFDYWNILPDQGHYYTPDFIEMGVKSRRKGYVTDLTTDIALGWLDQRKGDKPFCLLLHHKAPHRNWMPAPRHYPFNRNARFPVPENFFDDYSGRSAAAREQEMEIARHMLLCNDLKIPLTPAELSTPEGQSDERIWRSSYERLTPEQRQAWDAAYQPIIDDFRSRSLKGRELALWKYQRYLEDYTATVAAVDENIGRVLDYLDTAGLRQDTLVIYTSDNGFFLGEHGWFDKRFMYEESLRTPLVIRYPRGIAPGRLCEEMALNIDLAPTFLDYAGVAIPEEIQGESLRPVLSGQPPTHWRQSFYYHYYEYPGAHMVKRHYGV; translated from the coding sequence ATGAGCGACCATGTGATGAACCGCCGCCATTTTGTTAAACTCAGCGCAGGGGCCGCCCTGGCCGGCGTGCGCTGCCGTTCGGCGCGGCGCCGCCCCAACATTCTCTTTATTATGAGCGACGACCACGCCTGCCAGGCGGTCAGCTGCTACAACAGCCGCATCAACCGGACTCCGAACATCGACCGCATCGCCGCTGAGGGGGTGCGCTTCAGCAACAGCTTTTGCACCAACGCCATCTGTGCGCCCGGGCGAGCGACGCTTTTGACCGGCACGTACAGCCATATGAACGGCCAGATCGACAACAAGGTGACCTTTGACGGCAATCAGCCCACCTTTATCAAAATACTGCAGGCCGCCGGTTACGAGACCGCCCTTGTCGGCAAGTGGCATCTCAAGAGCGACCCGACCGGCTTTGACTATTGGAATATTCTGCCGGACCAGGGACACTATTACACTCCCGATTTCATCGAGATGGGAGTCAAGAGCCGCCGCAAGGGCTATGTCACAGATCTGACCACTGACATCGCCCTGGGATGGCTTGACCAGCGCAAGGGGGACAAACCCTTCTGCCTGTTGCTTCACCACAAGGCGCCGCACCGCAACTGGATGCCTGCACCGCGCCATTACCCCTTTAACCGCAACGCCCGCTTTCCCGTGCCGGAAAATTTTTTCGATGACTATAGCGGCCGCAGTGCGGCGGCGCGGGAACAGGAGATGGAGATCGCCCGGCATATGTTGCTCTGTAACGATCTCAAGATACCCCTGACACCGGCGGAACTGTCCACTCCTGAGGGACAAAGCGACGAGCGCATCTGGCGCAGCAGCTATGAACGGTTGACGCCGGAACAGCGGCAGGCCTGGGACGCCGCCTACCAACCCATCATCGACGATTTTCGCAGCCGCAGTCTCAAAGGACGAGAGCTCGCGCTGTGGAAATATCAGCGATACCTTGAGGACTATACAGCCACCGTGGCTGCGGTGGACGAAAACATCGGCCGTGTGCTCGATTACCTCGACACGGCCGGATTACGGCAAGACACCCTGGTTATCTACACCTCGGACAACGGATTTTTTCTCGGCGAACACGGTTGGTTCGACAAACGCTTCATGTACGAAGAATCGCTGCGCACTCCGCTGGTTATCCGCTACCCGCGCGGCATCGCTCCCGGACGCCTTTGCGAAGAGATGGCTCTCAACATCGACCTGGCCCCCACCTTTCTCGACTATGCGGGAGTGGCCATACCAGAGGAGATCCAGGGCGAGAGCTTGCGGCCTGTGCTGAGCGGACAGCCGCCGACCCATTGGCGGCAATCATTTTACTACCACTATTATGAATATCCGGGGGCGCACATGGTAAAACGCCATTACGGCGT